The following are from one region of the Methanospirillum hungatei genome:
- a CDS encoding ABC transporter ATP-binding protein encodes MGSVEISHLCREFVRDDGDRVIALSDINLSIADDEFVSFVGPSGCGKTTLLRIIAGLDTATSGEVRVDGSLITGPGQKVGMVFQEYSLFPWRSVLSNVAFGLEMRGIAKDERNEIAKKFIALVGLSQFEQSYPYELSGGMRQRVAIARALATDPDLLLMDEPFGALDAQTRNHMQCELLDIWETKKKTILFVTHSCDEAVFLSDRVVVLSPRPGVIREIVNISISRPRDRTNKEFIDLRRHLLDMIEEEEREEEKVKCKSGNL; translated from the coding sequence ATGGGCAGCGTTGAGATCTCTCACCTGTGCAGAGAATTTGTCCGTGATGATGGCGACCGGGTTATTGCTCTGTCTGATATCAATCTCTCTATTGCTGATGATGAGTTTGTTTCATTTGTCGGGCCGTCTGGTTGTGGAAAAACAACATTACTCCGGATAATTGCAGGACTGGATACGGCAACCTCCGGAGAGGTGCGGGTAGATGGTTCTCTGATAACTGGTCCTGGTCAGAAGGTCGGGATGGTATTTCAGGAATATTCGCTGTTTCCCTGGAGGAGCGTTTTAAGTAATGTTGCCTTCGGACTTGAGATGCGGGGAATAGCGAAAGATGAGAGAAACGAAATTGCCAAAAAGTTCATCGCACTCGTTGGTCTGTCACAGTTTGAACAGAGTTATCCATATGAATTATCCGGCGGGATGCGTCAGCGGGTGGCAATTGCACGGGCACTTGCAACTGATCCTGATCTTCTTTTAATGGACGAGCCATTTGGCGCACTGGATGCCCAAACACGGAATCATATGCAATGTGAGTTATTGGATATCTGGGAGACAAAGAAAAAGACTATTTTGTTTGTTACGCATAGTTGTGATGAAGCCGTGTTTCTCTCGGATCGGGTGGTTGTATTATCTCCCCGTCCTGGTGTCATTCGGGAAATTGTCAACATCTCCATCTCTCGCCCCCGTGATCGGACGAATAAGGAGTTTATTGATCTCAGGC